From Centropristis striata isolate RG_2023a ecotype Rhode Island chromosome 16, C.striata_1.0, whole genome shotgun sequence, a single genomic window includes:
- the LOC131987756 gene encoding uncharacterized protein LOC131987756 produces MDIKVFDESRTEVDQEAFEYLMKQPNVPVLEIVIPETTSEDSFNSGSLADAEASSGSDDTLILTRSPRALRRGEKYRLAQMVEDILKGSPGGDKIMNEYARTKCLSDSRRRDLVKILVAHMTKEHGTSPPRRVKEDYALGIISLFPYLADPRSKLGYEHYYNAEDGSGYLAWRIKTLQKEASEGRVKRPRLPQAGGPSVDRDPCQEGNWLSDERQCQEAIALMKHTADESVVKEKMRLTLVYRQRILRDTDKSTDILAIFPRFMDIPGLIEQDFALLFGDSTSAKLMEKWSTNIKPKVISQSRGLTQTGELQDLIQNAVATEVEEGWDSDMSSILLLVHLLPPSNPGRKRPGRISAQEACDRVVKFIKTGVSIEGHLEGITQSLQPYLLAVGPKKSRIQSYFIVVDKQALPCKSSNSLAAFDELFKAHYVFGTTYCHDLTNVYTFLQTAIYDIDVEITKVNPRVAELRARMLQ; encoded by the exons ATGGACATTAAAGTCTTTGATGAGTCAAGGACTGAGGTTGATCAGGAAGCTTTTGAATACTTGATGAAACAGCCAAATGTTCCAGTCCTGGAAATTGTTATCCCAGAGACAACATCTGAAG ATTCTTTTAACTCAGGCTCCCTTGCTGATGCTGAGGCTAGTTCCGGGTCTGATGACACTTTGATACTGACACGTAGTCCAAGAGCATTGAGACGAGGAGAGAAATATCGTCTTGCCCAA ATGGTTGAAGACATCTTAAAAGGAAGTCCAGGAGGGGACAAGATCATGAATGAATATGCTCGAACAAAGTGTCTGTCAGATAGCAGAAGGCGTGACCTGGTGAAGATATTGGTTGCTCATATGACAAAGGAACATGG aACAAGCCCGCCTCGGCGTGTGAAGGAAGACTACGCACTGGGCATCATCTCCCTCTTCCCCTATTTGGCTGACCCAAGGAGCAAGCTTGGCTAT GAACATTATTACAATGCAGAAGATGGAAGTGGCTATTTGGCATGGAggattaaaacactgcagaaagAAGCATCAGAGGGACGAGTTAAGCGTCCACGACTACCGCAAGCAG gTGGGCCATCTGTTGACAGAGATCCTTGCCAGGAAGGCAATTGGTTGAGCGATGAACGCCAGTGTCAGGAAGCGATTGCTCTGATGAAGCACACGGCTGATGAATCGGTGGTGAAGGAAAAGATGAGGTTAACCCTTGTCTATCGCCAGAGGATTCTGCGTGACACTGACAAGTCAACTGATATTCTCGCCATTTTTCCAAGATTTATGGACATACCAGGCCTG ATTGAGCAGGATTTTGCACTTCTCTTTGGTGACTCAACCTCTGCAAAGCTGATGGAGAAATGGTCCACcaacataaaaccaaaagtcATTTCACAGAGCCGTGGCCTGACACAGACTGGGGAGCTCCAAGACCTCATCCAGAATGCTGTTGCTACTGAAGTTGAAGAAG GTTGGGACAGTGACATGTCATCCATACTGCTGCTGGTCCACCTTCTACCACCCTCCAATCCAGGGCGCAAAAGGCCAGGAAGGATTTCAGCTCAGGAAGCCTGTGATCGTGTGGTGAAATTCATCAAG ACTGGTGTCAGCATAGAGGGCCATTTGGAGGGCATCACGCAGAGTCTCCAGCCGTATCTACTTGCAGTTGGACCAAAGAAAAGTAGGATCCAGTCTTACTTCATTGTTGTTGACAAACAGGCCTTGCCATGCAAGTCTTCCAATTCACTGGCTGCATTCGATGAGCTTTTTAAAGCTCATTATGTTTTCGGTACCACTTACTGCCATGACCTTACAAATGTGTACACTTTCTTGCAAACAGCCATCTATGACATAGATGTTGAAATCACTAAAGTCAATCCAAGAGTGGCTGAGCTCAGAGCACGAATGCTGCAGTAG